From a region of the Lactuca sativa cultivar Salinas chromosome 4, Lsat_Salinas_v11, whole genome shotgun sequence genome:
- the LOC111919479 gene encoding uncharacterized protein LOC111919479 → MGRDDAHPMGFLPPTEAPSLYSQEQRDDHWRHFDKSVNAISFGFVATAILISMFLVMAIFERFLRTTSPVLSPGGGGARGRNAAGDVGSQMGFNSKLANSSFKISENAREVSVLMPGEHVPTFIAQPVPCPSGRIPWSPDPHVMYPKLTSSSNFQSNC, encoded by the exons ATGGGTCGAGATGATGCTCATCCAATGGGTTTCTTGCCACCAACCGAAGCTCCGTCATTGTACTCGCAAGAACAAAGAGATGATCATTGGAGACATTTTGATAAATCTGTAAATGCAATCTCTTTTGGGTTTGTTGCCACTGCCATCTTGATCTCCATGTTTCTTGTTATGGCCATTTTTGAGAGGTTTCTCAGAACCACGTCGCCGGTGCTGTCTCCCGGCGGTGGCGGTGCTCGTGGCCGGAATGCTGCCGGAGATGTTGGTTCTCAGATGGGTTTCAATTCAAAACTCGCTAACTCCTCCTTCAAG ATATCTGAAAATGCAAGAGAGGTTTCGGTGTTGATGCCAGGCGAACATGTTCCAACGTTTATAGCTCAACCAGTGCCGTGTCCGTCAGGGCGTATTCCATGGTCGCCGGACCCACATGTCATGTATCCGAAGCTCACTTCAAGCTCAAATTTTCAATCAAATTGCTAa
- the LOC111919662 gene encoding uncharacterized protein LOC111919662: protein MAKDDAGSSEVKTTALHPAYTITNIHTKIRTLDGVKVTYSSWTKLFRLHANAYKVLDHIDGTPAPKETDPTYLQWMEIDALVLQWIYSTLSDELMVRILENDTTAQDAWNKLKTNFLNNKGSRAAALEQEFSNLTLAACSSMEAYCQKLKDLADQLEDVDNPVTEARLVLQMVRGLPPEFDVVGAYINQSSPSWETARSMLQLEQHRQTARQNQTHTVLAASSDDRSSQNSTPGQHGQTHPFNNYSGRGAGSRGRGPPGRSRGRSFRGRGGRG from the coding sequence ATGGCCAAAGATGATGCTGGTTCGAGTGAAGTAAAGACCACAGCGTTACATCCCGCATACACTATAACGAACATCCACACCAAGATACGAACTCTGGATGGTGTCAAGGTCACGTACTCTTCATGGACAAAACTGTTCCGTCTTCATGCCAACGCTTACAAAGTTCTTGATCATATCGATGGCACCCCAGCACCAAAGGAAACTGATCCCACTTATCTTCAATGGATGGAAATTGATGCCCTTGTCTTGCAATGGATTTACAGCACATTGTCCGACGAACTCATGGTTCGAATTCTGGAAAACGACACTACTGCTCAAGATGCATGGAACAAACTTAAAACAAACTTTCTTAACAATAAGGGATCACGTGCTGCTGCCCTTGAACAAGAATTTTCTAATCTCACCTTGGCTGCGTGTTCATCCATGGAAGCCTACTGTCAAAAATTAAAAGATCTAGCAGACCAACTGGAAGATGTTGACAATCCTGTCACTGAAGCAAGACTTGTTTTGCAGATGGTTCGCGGGTTACCACCAGAATTTGATGTGGTCGGGGCGTATATCAATCAAAGCTCTCCATCATGGGAGACTGCTCGTAGCATGTTGCAACTGGAACAACACCGACAAACAGCTCGGCAAAATCAAACTCACACAGTCCTCGCTGCTTCTTCTGATGACCGATCATCTCAAAATTCCACACCCGGTCAACATGGTCAAACTCACCCCTTCAACAACTACTCAGGTAGAGGTGCAGGCAGCCGTGGTCGAGGTCCACCTGGTCGTAGTCGTGGCAGAAGTTTCCGGGGTCGTGGAGGTCGAGGCTAA
- the LOC122197472 gene encoding uncharacterized protein LOC122197472: MVIPIVNSSPNQYSQINHSDPLYLHPSDQPRMLLVSKQFDGSNFNSWNKAMSIALSAKNELGFVNGKILKPDENDPNLDTWQCCNDMVTSWILNVLSGDIAESVIYSSSSYEIWNELDARFGQSNGAKLHQLQKEISDLSQGTSDLATYTKLKKFWDELSALSSVLACTCGAMHKIQELEQNKKLIKFLMGLNSDYSSARGNILMMKPLPTVSQAYALLIQDEKQREVHSA, translated from the coding sequence ATGGTGATTCCAATCGTCAATTCTTCACCAAATCAATATTctcaaatcaatcattctgatcCTTTATACCTGCATCCATCTGATCAACCTAGAATGTTATTAGTTTCAAAACAATTCGATGGTTCAAATTTCAATTCCTGGAACAAAGCTATGTCAATTGCCCTGTCTGCTAAAAACGAATTGGGATTCGTGAATGGAAAAATCCTCAAACCAGATGAAAATGATCCTAATCTTGATACATGGCAATGTTGCAATGATATGGTGACATCATGGATCCTGAATGTTTTATCTGGAGACATTGCAGAATCAGTCATATATTCATCTTCATCTTACGAGATCTGGAACGAACTTGATGCACGTTTTGGTCAATCAAATGGCGCAAAACTCCATCAATTGCAAAAGGAGATCTCAGATCTGTCTCAAGGAACAAGCGATTTAGCCACATACACCAAACTCAAGAAGTTTTGGGATGAATTGAGTGCTTTATCATCTGTACTTGCATGTACCTGTGGAGCGATGCACAAGATTCAAGAACTCGAACAAAATAAAAAACTGATCAAATTTCTCATGGGGCTCAATAGCGATTATTCATCCGCTAGAGGTAACATCCTTATGATGAAACCTCTTCCAACTGTCTCTCAAGCTTATGCTCTCTTAATTcaagatgagaaacaaagagaggTTCATTCTGCATAA